A window of Nocardiopsis sp. Huas11 genomic DNA:
TCAAGGCGAAGGCGTGGCCCGGTGGGGTGGCTCGTCCAGGGGGTGCACGGCGACGGCGATCTTGCCGCGTGGGCGTCTGTGGCCCTCGCCGGAAGAGCCGCCCTCCAAGAGCGCGTGCGCCTGTGCGATGTCGGCCAGCGGTAGCACAGCGCCGATCATCGGCCGGAGTTCGCCCTGGTCGACCATCCGGCCAAGGGCCTCAAGCTTCGCTCTGCCGGGGCTGACGAAGAGGAAGTGGTAGGTCGCGTTCACGCCCCACGCGGCGAGCAGGTTCTGGGGTTCGGGGGTGTCCACGATGGACACCACACGGCCCCGGTCGGCGAGGATCTCCGGGCTACGGGCGAGGGTGTCCCCACCCACCGTGTCCAGCACGACGTCCACCCCGCCCAGGGCGCGGACCTGCGGCACGTAGTCGCCGGCCGAGAAGTCGATCGCGACGTCGGCTCCCAGGCCGGTGACGTACTCGTGATCCCTTGCCCGTGCGGTGGTCACCACCACGGCTCCCAGCGCTTTGGCGAGCTGAATGGCGGCCGAGCCGACCCCGCCCGCTCCGCCGTGCACCAAGACCCGCTCGCCGACCTGCACCCCGGTGCGGTCGACCAGCGCCTCCCACACCGTCACGCCCACGAGCGCGAGACCAGCGGCCTCGACGTGCGACAACCGTGCAGGCTTGCGGGCGACCAGGGTCTGGTCGACCACGTGGAACTCGGCGTAGGTTCCCTGTCCGGCGAAGATCGGCGCCAGGTACCAGACCTCGTCACCCGGCTGGAAGTCGTCCGCCCCGGGGCCGGTCTCCACCACCACGCCGGACACGTCGTTGCCGATCACCGCGGGCAGCGCCACCTGGTCTCGGTAGTCGCCGCGCCGGGTCTGGAGGTCGAGGGGGTTCACGGACGTGGCCAGCACGCGCACCAGGACCTGGCCGGGTCCGGGAGTGGGCCTTGGCAGCTCTTGGGCGGCGAACGCGGTGTCCGCGTCACCGAAGCGGACGAGTTCCATCACACGCATCGAAGTAGACACGCGCCGATCTTAGATCGCCATATCCCGAATAGTCAATATGACTCAGATCGCCATATCCCGAATCGTCAATGAGCTGCGTTACGATCACCACATGTTCTCGGAGACGGAGTTGCTGGCTGTGTTCCGGGCCCTGTCCAACCCGGCCCGCCGCCAGATGCTGGTGTGGCTCAAGGAGCCGATGAGCTTCCCCGGCCAGGAGTCCGGCGACGTCGAGATCGGCGTCTGCGTGACCGACATTCAACGGCGTGCAGGTCTGGGGCAGTCGACCACCTCGCAGTATCTCGCCATGCTGCGGCGGGCAGGGCTGGTCGTCGCCACTCGGCGGGGTAAGTGGACCTACTACCGCCGCGACGAGGCGAACATCGCCCGCCTTCTGGAGACCTTGGGCGACGTGTTCTAGATCCCAACGCGGCTCCGGGTAGGCCGCCGTTGCAGCGCAGGGGCCCGACGGTGGGCCCGTACCCCGGTGGATTGCGGGTCAGGTGGTGGTCGAGGAGCGGCCGCCGAGATGGCGGGCGAGGAAACGTTCGAGTACGCCGTACAACTCGATGTCGCTGTCGGTGTCGATGAACCAGTGCCCCTCGTTCTCGTTCAGCAGGTACTCGACTTCGGTGCCGCGGGCACGCAGAGCCTCGAAGACCCGGTCGGCGTGGCGGCGCGTCACCCGGACGTCGTTGGCTCCGTGGATCAGCAGAACCGGCGCGGTGATGTCGTCGACGCGGCTGATCGGTGAGCGGGCCAGCATGTCGGCCTTCTGCTCGGGGATCTCGGGGTCACCGAAGTAGCGCAGGTAGTTGTTCACGAGGCTGCGGCGCCCCCGCGGGGAACGGACACTTCGGCGCGGTCGAGGATCCGGGCGATCCGGATCCTCGACCGCCGGGGTTCGCCGCCGTGGTCATGGGGGCTCATTTCGATGAAGTGTCAACGAACTCTGTAGACTGCGCCCATGAATGAGGAACCACGCTGGCTCAGCCCTGACGAACAGAGGGCCTGGGAGAACTTCATCCGTATGCAGGAAGCACTCATCGGAAGGCTGTCCCGCCTGGTCCGCTCCGACTCCGGACTGTCCGCCGCGGACTACATGGTGCTCGTCCGGCTCACCGAGGCGAAGGACGGCAAGATGCGCTTCCTGGAACTGGCCAAACTCGCCGAGTGGGAGAAGAGCCGCATGTCCCACCAGATCTCGCGGATGGTGAAGCGCGGGCTCGTGTCCAAGGAGGAATGTCCCGACGACGCGCGCGGAGCGTTCGTCGTCGCCACTCCGCTCGGCTACGAGGCGATCCAGGAGGCTGCGCCCGTGCACGTCGAGCACGTCCGCCGTCTGTTCGTCGAGGCCATGACGCCGAACCAGCTCAACACGTTCGCCCGGCTCTCTCAACGCGTCCTGGACCATATGGAGAAGCAGTCGGACTGATTCGGCGGCACGGCCTTCGCGCGGACGCGCGTCAACCTTCCCCGACGGTCAGCGGTGTTCGGGGTTGGCGTTGTCGGGACTGCAGCCGGCGTCCCAGGCCGCGCGCTGGTTGCCGTAGGCCGGGAAGCCGCCGGCGCGTCGGAGCATCGAGGCCGTGTGCATCAGGTTGTGGGTCATGAAGCTGATGTTGCGGTTGGCGAAGTCGTTCTCCGGGCCGCCGGAGCCCTCGTCCAGGTAGGACGGGCCAGGGCCGACCTCACCGATCCAACCCGCGTCGGCCTGGGGCGGGATCGTGAAACCGATGTGCTGCAGGCTGAAGAGGATGCTCATCGCGCAGTGCTTGAGGCCGTCCTCGTTACCGGTGAGCAGGGTGCCGCCCACGCGCCCGTAGTAGGCGTACTGCCCCTGTTCGTTGAGCACGCCGGAGTAGCCGTAGAGCCGCTCGATCACCCGACGGGTCACCGAACTGTTGTCGCCCAGCCAGATCGGCCCGCCGATGACGAGGATGTCAGCGGCCAGGACCCGCTCCAGCAGCGCGGGCCACTCGTCGCTCTCCCACCCGTGCTCGGTCATGTCCGGGCGGACTCCGGTGGCGATGTCGTGGTCGACGGCGCGGAACTGGTCCACGCTGACCCCGTTCGCCTCCATGATCGCCGCGCTTCGGTCGATCACCCCTTGGGTGTGGCTGAGCTGCGGGGACCGGTTGAGGGTGCAGTTGATGTAGAGCGCGCGCAGCCCGCTGAAGTCGGGCTTCTCGCTCACGGGTACGGCCATGGGATGTCCTTTCGGAGGTCCGGCCGCGTCGACCGGTAACTCAGTGTAATCGTCCCCTCGGCTCGCCGATCGGCGCCGAAGGGAGGGCGAAACGGTGGCGGGCCAACGGTGTGGTGAGGGCCCGGTCTGCGGTCTTCAACCGGCCTTGAGGGTCGCCTCGATGGCGCAGTAACCGCCGGCCGGGGCCACGACGGTCCTGTCGACGACGAACCCGGCAGCGCCCAGAAGAGCCGTGTACTCGGACTCGGTACGTTCCTGCCCGCCCGCCATCGTCAACATGATCAGATCGCTCAGCTTGCTCGGGTGCGGCTCGTCGCCCAGGGGCAGCAGCGACTCGATCACGACCAGCCGGGCGCCCGGTCGGGCCGCCTCGGTGATGCGCGCCAGGAGCCGGGCGCAGTCCTCATCGGGCCAGTCGTGCAGGACCGCGGAAAGCAGGTAGACGTCGGCCGAGGGCACCCCGGCGAAGAAGTCGCCGCCGACCGCACTCACCCGGTCGGCCAGTCCGGCCGCGCTCATCCGGGCGGTGGCGGCGGGAACGACCCCGGGCAGGTCCATGACGACGCCGCGCCGCCGGGGCTCGTCGGCGAGGAGGGCCGCGAGCACCGAACCGTCGGCGCCGCCGATGTCCGCGACGACCTCGCCTTCCGGCAGCCGGTAGCCGGACAGCAGGGCCTGACGCGGTCCCTCGTTCAGCTCGGCCATCGCGGAGGTCAGGCTGGGCAGGTGTTCGGGGTGTTCGCGCAGGTAGGGGACGAACTCCTGGTCGTGGCGCAGTGCGAACCCGGTGTCGCCGGTCCGCAGTGTGCCGAGGAGCTCCCCGAACGCTTCGTAGTGGGTCTCCATCCACAGCAGCGCGGTTCCGCGCAGGGATCCGGGGGTTCCCTCGGCCAGGGTGGCGCCCAGGTCGGTGACGGCGAAGCGGCCGCCCTCCTGGTGGGTCACCACACCGACACCGCTGAGGGTGTGCAGGACCCGGCGCAGCGGGTCTTCCAGCACGCCGGTCTCCTCCGCCAACTCGGCCGGTGTGCGCGGTCCCGCGAGCAGCTTCGCCGCGAGATCGAGCTTGGCGACCGCGTAGAGGGCCTGGGAGACGGCGAACCCCGACAGCATCCCCGCCATCCGGGCGGAGAGCGCGCCGGAGGGCTGCTCGTTCGAGGGGGCCGATGCCGCTTCTGGGGCCATGGTGAATCTCGTTTCACTGGGTTCGGTCCGCACGCTCGGCAGCGGGGCGCGGCTGTCGGCCAGAATTGAGGTTAGGCTGCGTGCATTGAATTCGTCAAGTGTGTAGAAGTTAGAATCCGGACGTGTCTTCCGAGCCCAGGGCCTACCGCTCCCCCCGCCGTGAACGCGACGCCGCCCGCACCCGGGAGGAGATCCTCCACGCGGCGCGGGGGCTGTTCGTCAGCCGCGGGTACCTGCGGGTGACCATGGCCGATATCGCTCGTGAGGCCGGAACCGCGGTCAAGACGGTGTACGCCAGTGCCGGAACCAAGGCCGAACTCCTGCGCGAGCTGCTCAGGCTGGACGTGGCCGAATCCGCGGCCTCCGCGACCATCGAGGAACTCCGTTCCGCTCCCGACCTGGCCGCGGCCGCCGCCTGCCTCGCCCGGGGAACCCGTTCCGACCACGAACGCTTCGGCGACTCGATCGACCTGCTGTACGCCTCGCTGGGCGACGAGGGCGCCGACCGGATCTGGGGGCAGGTCGTGGGGAGCTACCGCGGCGCGCTGCGCGAAGCCGCGACCGTCCTCATCGCGAAGGGGTTCGTGTCCGAGCGCCTGGACGTCGAGGAGGTCTCGGACCGCCTCTGGTTCTGCTTCGGGATCGCCGCCTGGCGCACCCTGCTCAAGGACTGCGGCTGGGACTACGGACGGGCCGAGTCCTGGCTCGGCGCCCAGGCGGTCGCGGCCCTCGGCGGGCCGGGCTCCGGCTGACATCGTCTGTCGGATCGCCCTCCCCTCATGGTCGCTCTGTGGCCGGACCGTCGGTACTCCGGCGGTGATGCGCATGATTAAACCTCATTGGTTGACTAATCATCAAGTCTCGGTACTGCTCAGGAGTGCAAAAAGCTGCCCTGACGTGGAGTTTTGGCGCTGCGAAGGTCGGGGTTCGGTCGGCCAATTCTTGGCACATGGGTTGATGAGTCAACTACATCTTGCTAGCGTGGCGTTCAGGTCGAACCAAGCAGGACCGGCCCAGGCCGGTCGAAGGCGGGCACCGCGGTGACGGGGGCAGGCATGAGCGACGGATCCGGAAAGAAGACGTACGAGGGGCGTTCGATCGCGGTCACCTTCGAGGCGGGGCGCTGCCGGCACGCCGCCGAGTGCGTCCGCGGTCTGCCCGAGGTGTTCGACATCGAGCAGCGTCCGTGGATCCAGCCGGACAACGCCACCGCCGATCGCACGGCCGAGGTGGTGCGGCGCTGTCCTTCGGGTGCGCTGGAGTACCGCCGCGTCGGATGAGACGGCGGCATGCAAGCAAGTGGGCGAGGACCATGGGCACAGGTACACGACTCGCGGCCGACACCTCGATGGGCGACGTCACGCTGAACGTCGCGGACCTCGGAACGACCGTCTACCACCGCGACGGGGTCGGCCTGAGCGTGCTGGAGCAGAGCGGGCCGAAGGTGACCCTCGGCCGCTCCGGCCGGTCGTCGTTCTCGTGCGGACACCGGAGCTGCGGCACGCCTCACCGGGTGAGGCGGGGCTGTTCCACACCGCCATCCTCACCGAGGCCGCCCTGGCCGCGGCGGTCTACTCCGTCGCCCGCATACGCCCGGGATGGTTCACCGGATCCAGCGACCACCTGGTCAGCAAGGCCTTCTACTTCGACGACCGAGGGCAACGGGGTCGAACGGTCGGAACACCTCTCTGACGTGACTTTTCAACTCAACCGCCGGTTTCTCCGGCAGTGAGAGGCAGGAAATCCATGACCGCGCAATCGGTCGGCAAGAGCTACCAGTTCGACCTGGGGCCGTTGAAGGTGAAATCCACCTTCGAGTCGCCGTCGCAGGGCAGCTTCGTCGTCGAGGAGGGCGGGGCGGCACGTCAGGCCATGCCGACCCGAAGCGCGGTTCCGCTTGACCTGATGTCGGGAACAGGGTTTCCCATGGGCCGCGGCGCCCAGTGAAAACACGGCTTCGGTGCGAACACGCCCTGTCGCCGCACCATCCGAAAGCTGAGAGAAGGCAGATCATGGGTTACGTCACTGTCGGAAACGAGAACAGCTCCCCGGTCGAGATCTACTACGAGGACCAGGGCGAGGGCCAGCCCGTCGTGCTCATCCACGGGTACCCGCTGAACGGGCACAGCTGGGAGCGCCAGACGCGGGAGCTGCTCGCGGCCGGATACCGCGTCATCACCTACGACCGCCGCGGGTTCGGCAGGTCGTCCAAGGTCGGCTCCGGGTACGACTACGACACCTTCGCCGCCGACCTGGACACCGTGCTCACCACCCTCGACCTGCGCGACGTGGTCCTGGTCGGGTTCTCGATGGGTACCGGCGAGCTCGCCCGCTACGTGTCCCGGTACGGCCACGAGCGGGTCGCCAAGCTCGCCTTCCTCGCCTCGCTGGAGCCCTTCCTGGTCGCCCGGGACGACAACCCCGAAGGTGTTCCGCAGGACGTCTTCGACGGTATCGAGGCCGCGGCCAAGGAGGACCGCTACGCCTGGTACACGCAGTTCTTCGCCGACTTCTACAACCTCGACGACACCCTGGGCACCAGGATCAGCCAGGAGGCGGTCACCAACAGCTGGAACGTGGCGGCCTCCAGCGCCCCGGTGGCGGCCTACGCGGTCGTCTCCTCCTGGATCGAGGACTTCCGCGCCGACGTCGAGGCGGTCCGTGCCAGCGGCAAGCCCGCCCTGATCCTGCACGGCACCGCGGACAACATCCTGCCCATCGACGCCACCGCTCGCCGGTTCCACAAGCTCCTGCCCCAGGCGCGGTACGTGGAGGTCGACAACGCCCCGCACGGGCTGCTGTGGACGCACGCCGAAGAGGTCAACACCGCCCTCCTGGACTTCCTCCGCTAGCGGTCAGCCGGTTGCCGAGGACCACTGGCCGTCCCGGCGCACCCGGATCCGTGCGGTCCGGCGCAGACCCTCTCGCCGGACTGCACGGCACGGATCCCGTACGCACGGACGACTCGTCCGATCCGCGCGAACCGCTGCCAACGGCCGCTGAACGGCCGCTTCCCCACCCCCACCGACGGCTTAGTACCGCGTACCTGCGCGGCACCGGTCGGCAGGGGCCCCACGTCGGTCGGAAGGAATCCCATGAGTGCCACGGTGAGCCCTCAACAACGAGCAGCCGGTCCCCGTCGCCCCCGAGCGCGGATGAGCGGAGTCCTGACGCTGATCTTCGCGCTCTCCGGAGGTGTCGTCGTCGGCAACCTCTACTGGGCGCAGCCACTCCTTGACGGCATCGGCGCGGGCCTGAGCGTGCCGCCGAGCTTCGCGGGTCTGATCATCACCGGGGTCCAGGTCGGCTACGCGCTCGGAGCCCTCCTGATCGTTCCGCTCGGGGACACGCTCCAGCGCCACCGGCTGATCCCCGCGGTCATGGCCGTGTCGGTCCTGGCCCTCCTCGCCACCGCCGCGGCCCCCTCGTACGCCGTCTTGGTCCTCGCGATGCTCGTCGTCGGGCTGAGCAGTGTGACCGGTCAGCTCCTGACCCCGTTGGCGGCTGACCTCGCCCGTCCGGAAAACCGCGGACGCACCATCGGGACGGTCGCCTCCGGTCTGCTGTTCGGCATCCTCATCGCCCGGGTCGTGAGCGGGTTCGTCGCCGACCTGGCCGGCTGGCGATCGGTCTTCGTGTTCGCCGCGGTGCTGAACCTGGTCTTCGCACTGCTGCTCGCACGGTCGATCCCCCGGATGCCCGCGACCACGAGCGCCGGTTACGGGGCGCTGCTCCGTTCCGTGTTCGCCGCCGTGCGGGAGTCCGCGGGGCTGCGCGTCCTCATGCTGCTCGGGGCGTGCGTCATGGCTGTGTTCACGATGTTCTGGACCGGCCTGACGTTCCTGCTCTCCTCGGCGCCGTACGGATTCTCCGTCACCCAGATCGGGCTGGTCAGCCTGCTCGGAGTGGCCGGAGCCGTCGCCGCGCAGAACGTCGGCCGACTGTCCGATCGCGGCTGGGCGCTCCCGGCGATCGGTGCCGGGCTCGCGCTGACCCTGCTGTCGATGGTCGCCGCCGCTCTCGCCGGCGGCAGTCTCGCCGTCGTCTTCGCCGCTGCGGCCGTCTCGTCGGTGGGGATCCAGTCGGTGCTCGTCCTCGTGCAGACGAGCGTGATGGCCATCGACCCGAAGGCCCGCAGCCGGCTCAATACCGCGCTCATCGTCGGCAACTTCATCGGGGGAGCCGTCGGCTCCACCCTCACAGCGATCCTCTGGGATGCCGTGGGATGGCCGCTGACCAGCGGCGCGGCCGGAGCCGTCGCACTCCTCGGCCTGATCGTCTGGGCCGCATGGAAGCGTCGCGTTCCGGTGGGGGCGCACTGACGCCCACCGGCCCGGGGCGGTGGTGGACCCCACCGGAAAAATAGTTGACTTATCACTCAAATTCAGTGAGTGTACGTCTGCATCCGAAGACGTCAGAAGGAGAAGGCATGTCTGTTGAAGTGAGTGACGCGCCCGAGGCGAAGCGCTACGAGGCCCGAGTCGACGGAGCGACCGGCGTGGCCGGCCTGGCACAGTACATCCGCACGGACGAACTCATCGCGTTCGTGCACACCGAGGTGTCGCCGGAGTACGAGGGCCGGGGGGTCGGGTCGGCACTGGTGCGCACGGCTCTGGACGAGGCCCGCTCCGCTGGCCTGGGG
This region includes:
- a CDS encoding helix-turn-helix transcriptional regulator, translating into MTQIAISRIVNELRYDHHMFSETELLAVFRALSNPARRQMLVWLKEPMSFPGQESGDVEIGVCVTDIQRRAGLGQSTTSQYLAMLRRAGLVVATRRGKWTYYRRDEANIARLLETLGDVF
- a CDS encoding flavodoxin family protein — translated: MAVPVSEKPDFSGLRALYINCTLNRSPQLSHTQGVIDRSAAIMEANGVSVDQFRAVDHDIATGVRPDMTEHGWESDEWPALLERVLAADILVIGGPIWLGDNSSVTRRVIERLYGYSGVLNEQGQYAYYGRVGGTLLTGNEDGLKHCAMSILFSLQHIGFTIPPQADAGWIGEVGPGPSYLDEGSGGPENDFANRNISFMTHNLMHTASMLRRAGGFPAYGNQRAAWDAGCSPDNANPEHR
- a CDS encoding methyltransferase; the encoded protein is MAPEAASAPSNEQPSGALSARMAGMLSGFAVSQALYAVAKLDLAAKLLAGPRTPAELAEETGVLEDPLRRVLHTLSGVGVVTHQEGGRFAVTDLGATLAEGTPGSLRGTALLWMETHYEAFGELLGTLRTGDTGFALRHDQEFVPYLREHPEHLPSLTSAMAELNEGPRQALLSGYRLPEGEVVADIGGADGSVLAALLADEPRRRGVVMDLPGVVPAATARMSAAGLADRVSAVGGDFFAGVPSADVYLLSAVLHDWPDEDCARLLARITEAARPGARLVVIESLLPLGDEPHPSKLSDLIMLTMAGGQERTESEYTALLGAAGFVVDRTVVAPAGGYCAIEATLKAG
- a CDS encoding GNAT family N-acetyltransferase; protein product: MSVEVSDAPEAKRYEARVDGATGVAGLAQYIRTDELIAFVHTEVSPEYEGRGVGSALVRTALDEARSAGLGVLPTCPFFSGWMSRHPEYQDLLYRSRSNVSD
- a CDS encoding MarR family winged helix-turn-helix transcriptional regulator, with amino-acid sequence MNEEPRWLSPDEQRAWENFIRMQEALIGRLSRLVRSDSGLSAADYMVLVRLTEAKDGKMRFLELAKLAEWEKSRMSHQISRMVKRGLVSKEECPDDARGAFVVATPLGYEAIQEAAPVHVEHVRRLFVEAMTPNQLNTFARLSQRVLDHMEKQSD
- a CDS encoding MFS transporter: MSGVLTLIFALSGGVVVGNLYWAQPLLDGIGAGLSVPPSFAGLIITGVQVGYALGALLIVPLGDTLQRHRLIPAVMAVSVLALLATAAAPSYAVLVLAMLVVGLSSVTGQLLTPLAADLARPENRGRTIGTVASGLLFGILIARVVSGFVADLAGWRSVFVFAAVLNLVFALLLARSIPRMPATTSAGYGALLRSVFAAVRESAGLRVLMLLGACVMAVFTMFWTGLTFLLSSAPYGFSVTQIGLVSLLGVAGAVAAQNVGRLSDRGWALPAIGAGLALTLLSMVAAALAGGSLAVVFAAAAVSSVGIQSVLVLVQTSVMAIDPKARSRLNTALIVGNFIGGAVGSTLTAILWDAVGWPLTSGAAGAVALLGLIVWAAWKRRVPVGAH
- a CDS encoding zinc-binding dehydrogenase, which produces MSTSMRVMELVRFGDADTAFAAQELPRPTPGPGQVLVRVLATSVNPLDLQTRRGDYRDQVALPAVIGNDVSGVVVETGPGADDFQPGDEVWYLAPIFAGQGTYAEFHVVDQTLVARKPARLSHVEAAGLALVGVTVWEALVDRTGVQVGERVLVHGGAGGVGSAAIQLAKALGAVVVTTARARDHEYVTGLGADVAIDFSAGDYVPQVRALGGVDVVLDTVGGDTLARSPEILADRGRVVSIVDTPEPQNLLAAWGVNATYHFLFVSPGRAKLEALGRMVDQGELRPMIGAVLPLADIAQAHALLEGGSSGEGHRRPRGKIAVAVHPLDEPPHRATPSP
- a CDS encoding (4Fe-4S)-binding protein; this encodes MSDGSGKKTYEGRSIAVTFEAGRCRHAAECVRGLPEVFDIEQRPWIQPDNATADRTAEVVRRCPSGALEYRRVG
- a CDS encoding TetR/AcrR family transcriptional regulator, whose product is MSSEPRAYRSPRRERDAARTREEILHAARGLFVSRGYLRVTMADIAREAGTAVKTVYASAGTKAELLRELLRLDVAESAASATIEELRSAPDLAAAAACLARGTRSDHERFGDSIDLLYASLGDEGADRIWGQVVGSYRGALREAATVLIAKGFVSERLDVEEVSDRLWFCFGIAAWRTLLKDCGWDYGRAESWLGAQAVAALGGPGSG
- a CDS encoding alpha/beta fold hydrolase, which encodes MGYVTVGNENSSPVEIYYEDQGEGQPVVLIHGYPLNGHSWERQTRELLAAGYRVITYDRRGFGRSSKVGSGYDYDTFAADLDTVLTTLDLRDVVLVGFSMGTGELARYVSRYGHERVAKLAFLASLEPFLVARDDNPEGVPQDVFDGIEAAAKEDRYAWYTQFFADFYNLDDTLGTRISQEAVTNSWNVAASSAPVAAYAVVSSWIEDFRADVEAVRASGKPALILHGTADNILPIDATARRFHKLLPQARYVEVDNAPHGLLWTHAEEVNTALLDFLR
- a CDS encoding S9 family peptidase, producing MNNYLRYFGDPEIPEQKADMLARSPISRVDDITAPVLLIHGANDVRVTRRHADRVFEALRARGTEVEYLLNENEGHWFIDTDSDIELYGVLERFLARHLGGRSSTTT